The Candidatus Alcyoniella australis region TTTCCCTCGGTGGGAAGCTGGCTCGACGCTCTGCCCGAGCCGCTGTTCTATCCCGTGGCGTTGTTCACCCATCAGTTAAGTTACGCTTGGGGATTGCTGCTGCTGATCGCCCTGCCGTTTTTCCTGCGACGGCTCGAGGGCGAGCGCGGCCTGATCCTGTTGGTGATGGTCTGGCCGATGGCGATCATGTCGACGTTCGCCACCAAGTACTTTGACTTCGATTTGGGCACGTTGATCGGCGCGGCGCTGGTGCTCGGCGTGGGCCTGGGCGCGATCAACCGGCCGCGTTTGCGCCGTGCGGCCCTGGGCCTGGGGTTCGGCACGGCGCTGTTGATGTTCTGGTTTATCCAGCCCGACCTGCTGCCCCATCCGCAGTACCCGCCGCTGGTGCGGCTGTGGCTCGAAGACTTATACAAATTTGATCTGCGCACTCAGGACCAGCCGGTGTTTCAGGACGCGACCTACCGACGGCTCGAGCAGCGCATCCCGCCGGGTCCGCACTACCTGTTCGTGATCCATGCGCCGGACGACGGTCGGGTGCGGACGCTGTTTTGCGAGATCGGCAACTTCGCCTGGTTGCACTACGGCGACGCGGACCAGGTGACGCTGATCGACCCGCAACTGCCCGCGGACGCGCCGCTGCTGATCGACGTCTGGGAGACCACGACGGCGCAGCGCGATCGGTTCGCTTCGCTGATCAAACGCCGCTCGTGCCCCTACATAATCCGCGATCCGCTGCCGCTGCCCGACCGCGGGAGCTGCTGCCGCACGGTCTACGCCGACGAGCTCGACGGGGTCGAGGTACGCTGGAGCCTTTGCCGCTGGGCGGGCGCGTTGTGAGTTCGCCGCAGCGCGCGTTCGGTCCGGCGCGGATCGCCCTGGCCGGGCTGTTGCTGATCGTGCTGGTTGGCAACCTGGCGTCGATCGCGATGAAGTCCGCGCCGCGCGGTCCCGACGAGCTCGACGTGTTCTCCGGCACGTTGATCTACATCACCCAGGGCTACGGCGCTGCCGGACTGTTTACTGCCCAGCCGCACGACTTCATCAACTTTCCGCCGCTGCTGCCTTGGCTGGGCTGGCTGACAACATCGATTTTCGGCCCCAGCTACCTGAGCCTGGCGCTGATCCCTACGCTGTTCCAGCTGGCGCTGTTGCTGGCGCTGTTCGACGTCGGCCGCCGCTTTGGCGGCGAATGGTGCGGCCTGCTGGCAGCCTGCGTGCTGGCCACGACCCCGGCGATTATGGCCTACAGCCGGGTGCTGATCACAAATATTCCAGCCGTGGCCCTCGAGGGATTGGTGCTGTGGGCTCTGCTGCGCTCCGAGCGGTTTCAAAAATGGAATTACAGCTTGCTCGCCGGGCTGTTCACGGGCCTGGCCTGTCTTGTCGAGCGCGGCACGCCGCCGCTGCTGCTGAGTTTGCCGCTGCTGTACTGGGCCGTGGTCTCGCTACGCAGCGCGCGGGCCCAGGGCGGCTCGCGGCTTAAAACGCTGGCGCGCATGGGCGCGGCCGCGGCCCTGGCGTTGGCGCTGAGCGGCGTGTACCTCTGGTCGTACTTCAACCGGCGTTTGGACCACATCGCGAACCTGGGAGCCAACGACGCCTACCCCCAGGTGCACCGGATTCTCGACTGGCTGCCAGAGCCGCTGTTTTACCCCGCGGCAATGCTGACCCATCAACTGAGCCTGATCTGGATCCTGCCGCTGCTGATCGCGCTGCCGCTGTTCGTGCGGCGGCTCGACGCGGAGCGCGGGCTGATCGGCCTGGCCGCGCTGTGGCCGATGGTGGCGATGGCGCCGTTTGCCACCAAGACCTTTAACTACGATTTGGGAAAATTCCCGGCCGTGGCGCTGGTGATCGCCGTGGGGCTGTGTTCGATCGAGCGTACGACCCTGCGGCGGGCGGCCGTCGGCCTGGGTCTGGGCGCGGCCGCGCTTTCGTTGTGGGTCTTGCAGCCGCAGTTGCTGCCGCATCCGCCGCGGCCCGCGCCGGTGCGGGCCTGGCTTTCCGAGCTTAACAACTTCGACCTGCTGGGCCACGACACGCCGGTGCTGCACGACGCTGTGCAGCGCCGCCTCCAAAAACGGCTGCCCGTGGGTCCGCAGTACGCATTCGTGATCAACGCGCCGCAATCCGAGCAGGTGTTCGCGCTGTTTTGCGAGATCGGCAACTTCGGCTGGCTGCACTATCCGCAGAGCGATCAAATGCTGCGCATCGACCGCGCGCGGCCCGAGGGCGCCGAGCTACTGATCGATGTATGGGATCTGGATCCGCAGCAGCGCGACGAATTGCGGCAGGTGTACAAGCGCCGTTCGTGCCCCTACATTATTGAGCAGGATCTGCCGCTGCCCGACCGCGCGTCCAATTGTCAACCGCTGTATGCCGACGTGATCGACGGGCAAGAGGTGCAATGGAGCCTGTGCCGCACACCGTAAAGCCGCCGAGGCCGCGCATCGAGCGCACGGTGCGCCTGGCCCTGGCCGGGTTGATCTTGATCTGTCTGACCGCGAACATGGCGTTCATCGCGCACAAATCCGCGCCGCGCGGACTGGACGAGCTCGACGTTTTCGCCGAGGGGGTCTACTTCCATACTGCGGGCGCGGGGCTTTTGGGGCTGTGGACGATGCAGACCGACGAGGAGATCGGCTGCCCGCCGCTGCTGCCCTGGGCCGGGCGGCTGTGCACCGCGCTGCTGGGGCGCGGCTACATGCAGATGGCGTTCGCCGCCACGCTGTTCCAGGCGCTGCTGCTGCTCTCGATGTACGGCATCGGTCGCCGCCTCAGCGGTCCGGGGGCAGGGCTGCTCGCCGCGGCAATCGCCGCCACCTCGCCGATCATTATGAGCTACAGCCGGATCTTCACTACCAACCTGCCGGCCCTGGCGATGATCGGTTGCGTGCTGTGGGCGCTGCTGTATTCCCAGCGCTTCACCCGCCGCCGCAGCGGGCTGCTGGTCGGCGCGCTGATCGCCCTGGCCAACCTCGCCGAGCGCGGCACTCCGCCGTTGGCGCTATCGCTGCCCGTGGTTTTCTGGTGCATGTTCTCGATCCTCAAGGCGCGCAAACAGCCCGAGGCGTTTAGGCGCGTGATCGTACAGGTCGTGATCGCGGCGCTGGTCGCCACGGCGCTCTCGGGCCGTTACCTCTACTTCTACTTCTTTCGTACGGCGAGCCACATCGCGGCCCTGGGAGCGCAGGACGTGTTCGGCTCGCAATCGCAGTTTGTGGTCGACCGGCTGCCCGAATGGCTGTTCTACCCGGCGACGCTGTTCGTGGTGCAGCTCAGCTTTGTCTGGGCCCTGCCGTTCGTGATCGCGCTGCCGTTCTTTTTACGGCGTTTCAGCGCGGAGAAGTTGCTGCTGATCTTGCAGACCCTCTGGCCGATGGCGGTGATGACGCCGTTTGCCTCTAAGGTCTATGACTTCGATCTGGGCGCGGTGGCCGGGGCGATTCCGATCGCGGCCGTGGGCCTGGCGTCGATCCCCTGGCGGTCGATCCGCGCCGTGCTGGGCGTGGCCGCGGGCCTGCTGGCCTGTCTGGCGTTCTGGGCGATGAATCCATCGCTGCTGCCCCAGCCGCAGTGGCCGCTGGCCGTGCGCGACTGGCTGGGGCACATGAACAACGTGGGCCTGCTGATGCCCTCGGACACGGTCTATCAAAATCGCATTGCCCAAGATCTGGCCCGGCGCGTGCCGCCAGACGAGCGTTGGCTGTTCATCTACAACGTCGAGCCCTCGGGGCCGCTGGACAGCCTAGTGTGCGAGACCGCCAACTTCAGCTGGCTGCAATTTCCGCACAGCGAGCAGTACGCGATCCTCGACCCCAACGTGCCGCAGGACGGGACGATCGAGGTCGAGATCCGTCCGCTTAGCGCGGAGCAGCGCCGACTGTACCGCGCGACCTACTTCCGCCCGCCGTGCGCGATGGTCGGCTACGACCCGCCGCTCGTGCCCGAACGCAGCGCACCGTGCCGGCCGATCTACAGCGCGGAGGTCGACGGCCGCGAGTTTCTCTGGAAACTCTGCGAGTAGGGGGAGGGCATGCGTGATCAACGGCTGCTGATCTTGCTTCTGGCCGGCAGTCTGTTGCTGTTGACGGCGCTGGCCGCCTGCGAAGACGACCCTGCGGACGATGACGACGGAGGCGCGCCCGAGGCGGACGACGACGACGATGAGGGCGATTGCGGGGCCGAACAGCTCTGCGCCGGGCTGGTCGATTGTGAAGGGTGGCAGTCCGCGGATCGCTGCCTGGAATGGCTGGCCAATGAGAACAACTGCTACGACATGCCCGGATACGTCGACTGCGGCTGCCAGTGCATCGACCAGCCCAATTGCGAGAGTTTCCTGTTCTGCATGCAGTCCTGCGCCCAGCACAACTGCCCGTCGATGCCCGTGCGGCCCGCGGACCCTCTGATCCCGGGCATCCCCGCACAGAAGCAGCCGCCCGATCCCGCAAGGATCGAGATTGAGGAGTACGACGACTCGCTGCTGATCAGCGGCCCGGTGCTGGAAGTACGCGTGACCCTCGACCCGTTCGGATTCGAGGTGCGGCGCGCGGCGGACGGATCGACGATCCTTGCCACGCAACAAGGGGCCCTGGGCGACGGATTCGCGCCGATCAGCTTTACCCAAAACAATGGCGCCTATTGGAACCACTGGTACTGGGGCTATCGCGGCTACAGCGGCGAGGATCAGCCATGGGCGCATTCCCTACGTGCGATCGACTACAGCGTGCTCGATGACCGGGTGCTGATCGAAGTTCGCGCCGATCCGGTGGACCGCGGTCGGACGCTGTTCGTGGTCGGGCCGTTCTATGAAAACGCGGTGCGCATTGCTGCGCGCGTGGCCTCGGGCTCGTACTTCGTCAACCGCGTGGGATTCAGCTTTTACTCACCGCAAACGGAACGTTTCGTCGGTTTCGGCGAACGCTTCAACGGACTGGACCAGCGCGGCAAGCGGCTCGAGACTTGGCTCGAGGAGGGCGGGATCGAGCCCGGATCGCTACGCCCGACCCTCGAGGCGCTGTTTCCCGAGATCACGCCGGAGTGGACGCTCCCCTCGGGCGAGGACGGCTCGTACTGCCCGCTGCCGTTCTTCATCTCCAACCAGGGCTACGGCTTTCTGGCCGACGTGCCCGAGCCCAGCCTGTTCGATCTGGCCGCCTCCGACTCCGACATCTGGCGCGTGAGCGTGGAGTCCGACACCCTGCAGGCCATCGTTTTTGCCGGTCCCGATCCCGCGGACGTGATCGAGCAATACACCGCGCGCACCGGCCGCAGCCAGGTGCCGCGGCGCTGGACCCTGGCGCCGTGGAACATGTTCGTCGGCTATCGCGGCCTGGGTATGCAGCAGGTTGCGCGGCGCTTCCGCGAGCTGGACATCCCCTCGAGCGTGACCCACAGTTGGACCAACATCACGCCCTCGGGCTCCTACCGCGGATCTGAAAACGCCCTGGCCGCGAGCAACGCCGCGCTGCACGACCTGGGGTACAAGAGCCTGTGCTACCTCCAGCCGCGGATCGACCACGATGATTTTCCCGAGCTGTGGGACGAGGCTGACGCCCTGGGCCACCTGACGCGCGACGCCGAGGGGCGCAGCTACATCCAGACCGTGTACCTCAACCTGATCAACCTCGCGGAGTTTCACGTCAGCCACGTGGATTTTACCCACGAGGGCGTCGATGCCTGGTGGCACTCGGTGCTGCAGCTGATCCTCGACCTGGGCTACGACGGGACGATGTACGACTTCGGCGAGTACACGCCGCCCGACGCCTATTTCTCCGACGGCCGCGGCGGCCACTATTGGCACAACCCTTATCCGCTGATCTATCAGCGCTCGGGCTACCGTTTCTTCAGCGCCCTGGACGACGATCCCCTCGACGGCCTGGCCCCGGACTATGTCTACTTCGTGCGCTCGGGCTACGTGGGCTCGCAGAACTGGACCTACGCCATGTGGTCGGGCGATCCCAACGCGGGCTGGAGCCTCGCCGACGGGCTGCCGGCCCAGGTCAGCGCGGGGATCAACGTCGGCCTGAGCGGCATTGCCTTCTGGGGCAGCGACATCGGCGGCTATCACGCCTACCTCACGCCCGCGCCCACCGTGGAGCTGACCGCGCGCTGGTACGAGTTCGGCGCGTTCTGCGGCCTGATGCGCGACATGACCGCGCCGGAGATCAGCCAGGGGCAACGGCCGCTGCCCCTGGACGACCCGCAGCTGACCTACGTGGTGCGGCGCTACCAGAAGCTGCGCACCCAGCTCGTGCCGTACATCGTCAACGCGGCCTGGGAATACCGCGAAAGCGGCCTGCCGTTGATGCGCGCGCCGCTGCTGGTCTTCCCCCACGACCCGGCGTGCTGGGAGATGCGCTGGGCCTACATGTTCGGCCCGGATCTGCTGGTGGCGCCGGTGGTCGAGCAGGGGGCGCGCCAGCGCACGCTGTACCTGCCGCAGGGGAGTTGGGTCGAGCTGTGGCCGCTGACCGAATACGACGGCGACGAGTCCGGAGCGGGCAGCGGCGGCTTTCGCATTGGCGGACGGCCGATCGAGGGCGGCCGGGTGGTCACGGTCGAGGCCGCGTTGGACCAGATCCCGCTGTTCGTGCGGCTTGGCGCGCTGATCCCGCTGGTCGATCCGGCGGTCGACAGCTTCGCCCCGGCCGATCCTCCGCCGGATTACGAGGTGACCACGGCCGACGACCTGGCGCTG contains the following coding sequences:
- a CDS encoding glycosyltransferase family 39 protein — its product is MDLLPGNPKTTRRISIVALVGLIVLLGVSNWIFISYKSAPRGVDELDVWSGTLIYITQGYGLAGLFTAQPQDFMNMPPLLPWAGWIARELAGPSYAAMALVVTLFQALLLLAVFNIGRRLAGDVEGLLAACVVACSPIVMPFARTFMTNVPALAMAACVIWSLLYSERFTRRGSGVLVGVVLGLALLSERGTPPLLLSVPLLYYALLSLYSVRRRRRALLRVLGRGLCAVAIALALSALYLRQYLRQNLDHISELASDDFFPSVGSWLDALPEPLFYPVALFTHQLSYAWGLLLLIALPFFLRRLEGERGLILLVMVWPMAIMSTFATKYFDFDLGTLIGAALVLGVGLGAINRPRLRRAALGLGFGTALLMFWFIQPDLLPHPQYPPLVRLWLEDLYKFDLRTQDQPVFQDATYRRLEQRIPPGPHYLFVIHAPDDGRVRTLFCEIGNFAWLHYGDADQVTLIDPQLPADAPLLIDVWETTTAQRDRFASLIKRRSCPYIIRDPLPLPDRGSCCRTVYADELDGVEVRWSLCRWAGAL
- a CDS encoding glycosyltransferase family 39 protein → MSSPQRAFGPARIALAGLLLIVLVGNLASIAMKSAPRGPDELDVFSGTLIYITQGYGAAGLFTAQPHDFINFPPLLPWLGWLTTSIFGPSYLSLALIPTLFQLALLLALFDVGRRFGGEWCGLLAACVLATTPAIMAYSRVLITNIPAVALEGLVLWALLRSERFQKWNYSLLAGLFTGLACLVERGTPPLLLSLPLLYWAVVSLRSARAQGGSRLKTLARMGAAAALALALSGVYLWSYFNRRLDHIANLGANDAYPQVHRILDWLPEPLFYPAAMLTHQLSLIWILPLLIALPLFVRRLDAERGLIGLAALWPMVAMAPFATKTFNYDLGKFPAVALVIAVGLCSIERTTLRRAAVGLGLGAAALSLWVLQPQLLPHPPRPAPVRAWLSELNNFDLLGHDTPVLHDAVQRRLQKRLPVGPQYAFVINAPQSEQVFALFCEIGNFGWLHYPQSDQMLRIDRARPEGAELLIDVWDLDPQQRDELRQVYKRRSCPYIIEQDLPLPDRASNCQPLYADVIDGQEVQWSLCRTP
- a CDS encoding glycosyltransferase family 39 protein, which produces MEPVPHTVKPPRPRIERTVRLALAGLILICLTANMAFIAHKSAPRGLDELDVFAEGVYFHTAGAGLLGLWTMQTDEEIGCPPLLPWAGRLCTALLGRGYMQMAFAATLFQALLLLSMYGIGRRLSGPGAGLLAAAIAATSPIIMSYSRIFTTNLPALAMIGCVLWALLYSQRFTRRRSGLLVGALIALANLAERGTPPLALSLPVVFWCMFSILKARKQPEAFRRVIVQVVIAALVATALSGRYLYFYFFRTASHIAALGAQDVFGSQSQFVVDRLPEWLFYPATLFVVQLSFVWALPFVIALPFFLRRFSAEKLLLILQTLWPMAVMTPFASKVYDFDLGAVAGAIPIAAVGLASIPWRSIRAVLGVAAGLLACLAFWAMNPSLLPQPQWPLAVRDWLGHMNNVGLLMPSDTVYQNRIAQDLARRVPPDERWLFIYNVEPSGPLDSLVCETANFSWLQFPHSEQYAILDPNVPQDGTIEVEIRPLSAEQRRLYRATYFRPPCAMVGYDPPLVPERSAPCRPIYSAEVDGREFLWKLCE
- a CDS encoding glycoside hydrolase family 31 protein — its product is MRDQRLLILLLAGSLLLLTALAACEDDPADDDDGGAPEADDDDDEGDCGAEQLCAGLVDCEGWQSADRCLEWLANENNCYDMPGYVDCGCQCIDQPNCESFLFCMQSCAQHNCPSMPVRPADPLIPGIPAQKQPPDPARIEIEEYDDSLLISGPVLEVRVTLDPFGFEVRRAADGSTILATQQGALGDGFAPISFTQNNGAYWNHWYWGYRGYSGEDQPWAHSLRAIDYSVLDDRVLIEVRADPVDRGRTLFVVGPFYENAVRIAARVASGSYFVNRVGFSFYSPQTERFVGFGERFNGLDQRGKRLETWLEEGGIEPGSLRPTLEALFPEITPEWTLPSGEDGSYCPLPFFISNQGYGFLADVPEPSLFDLAASDSDIWRVSVESDTLQAIVFAGPDPADVIEQYTARTGRSQVPRRWTLAPWNMFVGYRGLGMQQVARRFRELDIPSSVTHSWTNITPSGSYRGSENALAASNAALHDLGYKSLCYLQPRIDHDDFPELWDEADALGHLTRDAEGRSYIQTVYLNLINLAEFHVSHVDFTHEGVDAWWHSVLQLILDLGYDGTMYDFGEYTPPDAYFSDGRGGHYWHNPYPLIYQRSGYRFFSALDDDPLDGLAPDYVYFVRSGYVGSQNWTYAMWSGDPNAGWSLADGLPAQVSAGINVGLSGIAFWGSDIGGYHAYLTPAPTVELTARWYEFGAFCGLMRDMTAPEISQGQRPLPLDDPQLTYVVRRYQKLRTQLVPYIVNAAWEYRESGLPLMRAPLLVFPHDPACWEMRWAYMFGPDLLVAPVVEQGARQRTLYLPQGSWVELWPLTEYDGDESGAGSGGFRIGGRPIEGGRVVTVEAALDQIPLFVRLGALIPLVDPAVDSFAPADPPPDYEVTTADDLALLLHAWAFPLDVSSTTLADGSLLRIEVGDSALSIERTPYGDQAELILQIVWPEQLAAPTAVGGLDFVEGGDPLHLDPGTWTWSAERNCLALHGRPGEGSFTISSGG